From a single Ciconia boyciana chromosome 11, ASM3463844v1, whole genome shotgun sequence genomic region:
- the HMCES gene encoding abasic site processing protein HMCES, with product MCGRTACSLGADCLRRACAYRDRGGRQRQPEWIRAERYRPSYNKGPQSSGPVLLSRRHLQQDADSSERVLMDMRWGLVPSWFKKDDPSKMQFNTSNCRSDTMLKKSSYKGALLKGKRCVVLADGFYEWQQHSGGKQPYFIYFPQPKDAVAEGKEGDEEWRGWRLLTMAGIFDCWEPPAGGETLYTYTIITVDASKDVSFIHHRMPAILDGDEAIRKWLDFAEVPTQEAIKLIQPTENIVFHPVSTFVNSVRNNAPECLAPIELGAKKEVKATPGNKVMLSWLKNSDWEGSPQKKENDLPRWTSQFVHSPSPKKTSAGILQQWLRKEGEPAAKKRKA from the exons aTGTGCGGGCGGACGGCCTGCTCCCTGGGGGCCGACTGCCTCCGCCGGGCCTGCGCCTACCGCGACCGGGggggccggcagcggcagcCCGAGTGGATCCGGGCCGAGAGATACCGGCCCTCCTACAACAAGGGCCCGCAGTCCAGCGGGCCGGTGCTGCTCTCCCGCCGGCACCTCCAGCAG GATGCCGACTCCTCCGAGCGGGTCCTCATGGACATGCGCTGGGGCCTGGTTCCCTCCTGGTTCAAAAAGGACGACCCCTccaaaatgcagtttaataCCTCCAACTGCCGCAGCGATACCATGCTGAAGAAGTCCTCCTACAAG ggcGCTCTCCTCAAGGGCAAGCGCTGCGTGGTCCTGGCGGATGGCTTCTACGagtggcagcagcacagtgggGGAAAGCAGCCGTATTTCATTTACTTCCCCCAGCCCAAGGACGCCGTG GccgaggggaaggagggagacgAGGAATGGAGAGGATGGAGGTTGCTCACCATGGCTGGGATTTTTGACTGCTGGGAGCCGCCAGCGGGAGGAGAAACGCTGTACACTTACACCATCATCACTGTGGATGCCTCCAAGGACGTGAGCTTCATCCATCACAG GATGCCAGCCATCCTGGACGGGGACGAGGCCATCAGGAAATGGCTGGACTTCGCTGAAGTGCCAACCCAAGAAGCGATTAAACTCATCCAGCCCACGGAGAACATAGTTTTCCACCCAGTGTCCACCTTTGTCAACAGCGTCCGCAACAACGCACCCGAGTGTCTCGCACCCATCGAGCTGGGAGCCAAGAAG GAGGTCAAAGCCACCCCAGGCAACAAAGTGATGCTGAGCTGGTTAAAAAACTCCGACTGGGAGGGCTCTccccagaagaaagaaaatgatttGCCCAGGTGGACGAGTCAGTTTGTCCACAGCCCTTCGCCCAAGAAAACCAGCGCAGGTATCCTGCAGCAGTGgctgaggaaggagggagagccGGCCGCAAAGAAGCGCAAGGCTTAG
- the LOC140658186 gene encoding histone H2A type 2-B — MSGRGKSGGKARAKAKSRSSRAGLQFPVGRVHRLLRKGNYAERVGAGAPVYLAAVLEYLSAEILELAGNAARDNKKTRIIPRHLQLAIRNDEELNKLLGGVTIAQGGVLPNIQAVLLPKKTQSSKK; from the coding sequence ATGTCGGGCCGGGGGAAGTCCGGCGGTAAGGCGCGGGCCAAGGCCAAGTCGCGCTCGTCGCGGGCCGGGCTGCAGTTCCCCGTGGGCCGGGTGCACCGGCTGCTGCGGAAGGGTAACTACGCGGAGCGGGTGGGCGCCGGGGCGCCGGTGTACCTGGCGGCAGTGCTGGAGTACCTCTCGGCCGAGATCCTGGAGCTGGCGGGCAACGCGGCCCGCGACAACAAGAAGACGCGCATCATCCCGCGGCACCTGCAGCTCGCCATCCGCAACGACGAGGAACTCAACAAGCTGCTGGGCGGTGTGACCATCGCCCAGGGCGGCGTCCTGCCCAACATCCAGGCCGTGCTGCTGCCCAAGAAGACGCAGAGCTCGAAGAAGTGa